A region of Streptomyces sp. NBC_01788 DNA encodes the following proteins:
- a CDS encoding right-handed parallel beta-helix repeat-containing protein, producing MTKRHIALLLSATALVGTGIAAAPAVPAPRTHLVHPGQSIQRAVDSARQGDTVLVLPGVYHESVKVTTPGLTLRGTGRGTVLEPGGQSTASACGKRGNGICVVGTKAKRLEGVTVSQLTLTGFRQAGLMAVGTDRLTVRQVTAEKNGVWGLAEERSVRSQYRSNTARNNGDAGLFLANTITAEQGAVDTGGTLIAGNRLEGNRIGVTVRRLRDLTVMANHVTGNCAGVFVVGDENKPRAGALTVRGNRVVENNRFCPATARLPFLQGSGIVLTGAERTDVSRNLVARNSGRSPLSGGIVLFKSFVGAPGERNRVSLNVLDGNSPADLVNQERTALRNTFTANSCGTSRPAGLC from the coding sequence ATGACAAAACGCCATATCGCTCTGCTCCTGAGCGCCACCGCGCTGGTCGGTACGGGCATCGCCGCCGCCCCGGCGGTCCCGGCGCCCAGGACGCACCTGGTGCATCCGGGCCAATCGATCCAGCGGGCGGTGGACTCCGCGCGGCAGGGTGACACCGTGCTGGTGCTGCCCGGCGTCTACCACGAGAGCGTCAAGGTGACGACGCCCGGCCTGACCCTGCGCGGCACGGGCCGCGGCACCGTCCTGGAACCGGGCGGCCAAAGCACCGCGAGCGCCTGCGGCAAGCGGGGCAACGGCATCTGTGTGGTGGGGACCAAGGCCAAGCGCCTCGAAGGCGTCACCGTCTCCCAGCTGACCCTCACCGGCTTCCGCCAGGCGGGCCTGATGGCCGTGGGCACCGACCGGCTGACCGTGCGGCAGGTGACCGCCGAGAAGAACGGGGTCTGGGGCCTGGCCGAGGAGCGCTCCGTACGCAGCCAGTACCGCTCCAACACCGCCCGGAACAACGGCGACGCCGGGCTCTTCCTGGCCAACACGATCACCGCCGAGCAGGGCGCCGTCGACACCGGCGGCACGCTGATCGCCGGCAACCGGCTGGAGGGCAACCGGATCGGCGTCACCGTCCGCCGGCTGCGCGACCTCACCGTCATGGCCAACCACGTCACCGGCAACTGCGCGGGCGTGTTCGTGGTCGGCGACGAGAACAAGCCGCGGGCCGGCGCCCTGACCGTGCGCGGCAACCGGGTCGTGGAGAACAACAGGTTCTGCCCGGCGACCGCACGGCTGCCCTTCCTCCAGGGCTCGGGCATCGTCCTGACCGGTGCCGAGCGGACCGACGTGTCCCGCAACCTCGTCGCCCGCAACTCGGGCAGGTCCCCCCTGTCCGGCGGCATCGTGCTGTTCAAGAGCTTCGTCGGCGCGCCCGGAGAGCGGAACCGGGTGAGCCTGAACGTGCTCGACGGCAACTCCCCCGCGGACCTGGTCAACCAGGAGAGGACCGCGCTCCGCAACACCTTCACTGCCAACTCCTGCGGGACCTCCAGGCCCGCCGGACTGTGCTGA
- a CDS encoding MFS transporter, with the protein MSVTHTGESSSQETDRHRWWALVVIALAQLMVVLDATIVNIALPSAQHALHMSDGNRQWVITAYSLAFGGLLLLGGRIADLVGRKRTFVVGLAGFAVASAFGGAATSSGMLYGARALQGAFAAVLSPSALSLLTTTFTHPGERGKAFGIYGALAGSGSAIGFIVGGVLTEFLNWRWCLYVNVPIAVVAVLGALTLLRDRPGRTDARLDMPGAALGCGGLVAVVYGFSEAQPRGWTDPVVLSLFAVGTALLLAFVWWQSRAPVPLLPLHVLRDRNRAGCFLTMLLAVVGMFGLFLFMTYYLQGILGYSPLRTGLAFLPMTAAVITGSTQISARLLRHVPPRALMVPGTLLAAGGLLLLTRLSVDSHYASEVLPALVLMGLGMGLTFMPVFATATAGVAPQDSGVTSATANTSQQVGGSIGTALLNTLATTSSAAYVTAHLRGGADRARVVPEGIVHGYTVAIWWAAAVMLLAGLVAGLMVTGRAPKHGAPAKAPVREPVA; encoded by the coding sequence ATGAGCGTCACCCACACAGGTGAATCCTCGTCCCAGGAGACCGACCGGCACCGCTGGTGGGCACTGGTCGTCATCGCTCTCGCGCAGCTCATGGTGGTCCTGGACGCGACGATCGTGAACATCGCGCTCCCCTCCGCGCAACACGCCCTGCACATGTCCGACGGCAACCGGCAGTGGGTGATCACCGCCTACTCCCTCGCCTTCGGCGGGCTGCTCCTGCTGGGCGGGCGCATCGCCGACCTGGTGGGCCGCAAGCGCACGTTCGTCGTCGGACTGGCCGGGTTCGCCGTCGCCTCCGCGTTCGGCGGCGCGGCCACGTCCTCGGGCATGCTCTACGGCGCCCGCGCCCTCCAGGGCGCCTTCGCGGCCGTCCTCTCCCCCTCCGCGCTCAGCCTGCTCACCACGACCTTCACCCACCCCGGGGAGCGCGGGAAGGCGTTCGGCATCTACGGCGCCCTGGCGGGCAGCGGCTCGGCGATCGGCTTCATCGTCGGCGGCGTGCTGACGGAGTTCCTCAACTGGCGCTGGTGCCTGTACGTCAACGTGCCCATCGCCGTCGTCGCCGTCCTGGGCGCCCTCACCCTGCTGCGCGACAGACCGGGCCGGACGGACGCCCGCCTCGACATGCCCGGGGCGGCGCTGGGCTGCGGCGGACTGGTCGCCGTCGTCTACGGGTTCAGCGAGGCGCAACCGCGCGGCTGGACCGATCCGGTGGTGCTGAGCCTGTTCGCCGTCGGCACGGCGCTGCTCCTGGCGTTCGTGTGGTGGCAGAGCCGGGCGCCGGTGCCGCTGCTGCCGCTGCACGTCCTGCGGGACCGCAACCGGGCGGGCTGCTTCCTGACCATGCTGCTGGCCGTGGTCGGCATGTTCGGGCTGTTCCTGTTCATGACGTACTACCTGCAGGGGATCCTCGGCTACTCGCCGCTGCGGACCGGCCTCGCCTTCCTGCCGATGACCGCCGCGGTCATCACCGGTTCGACGCAGATCTCGGCCCGGCTGCTGCGGCACGTGCCGCCGCGCGCGCTCATGGTCCCCGGCACGCTCCTGGCCGCGGGCGGCCTGCTGCTCCTGACCCGGCTCAGCGTCGACTCGCACTACGCGAGCGAGGTGCTGCCCGCGCTGGTGCTGATGGGCCTCGGCATGGGCCTGACCTTCATGCCGGTGTTCGCCACCGCCACCGCGGGCGTCGCCCCGCAGGACTCTGGGGTGACCTCCGCGACAGCGAACACCTCGCAGCAGGTCGGCGGTTCGATCGGCACCGCCCTGCTCAACACGCTCGCCACGACCAGCAGCGCCGCCTACGTCACCGCCCATCTGCGTGGCGGGGCGGACCGGGCCCGGGTGGTGCCGGAGGGCATCGTCCACGGCTACACGGTCGCCATCTGGTGGGCGGCCGCCGTGATGCTGCTGGCCGGGCTGGTCGCGGGCCTGATGGTGACGGGCAGGGCCCCCAAGCACGGAGCCCCGGCGAAGGCGCCCGTACGCGAACCGGTGGCATGA
- a CDS encoding aminoglycoside phosphotransferase family protein — translation MVVRVIEVPGALAASQEKFNGAAGRAFVAGLPRQVSRFLDRWRLRIDGPAMHGVCALVLPVLCADRLPAVLKLQLPDEESAGEAPALRAWDGAGAVRLLEHDGPTGTLLLERLDSARPLTRLPDTREAVQVIAGLLARLTSVPAPAGTRRLGDIAGALLERTPGALRLLPDGDDRRLLADCAAAVREVAGESGDRLLHWDLHYDNVLGAGREPWLAIDPKPLAGDPGFELFPALFNRFEPGEAVPRFEAMTGVLGLDRDRARAWTLGRVLQNGLWDLEDGRPLSPEQLWIGRALRG, via the coding sequence ATGGTCGTCAGGGTGATCGAGGTGCCCGGCGCGCTGGCCGCTTCCCAGGAGAAATTCAACGGGGCGGCTGGCCGCGCCTTCGTCGCCGGTCTGCCCCGGCAGGTGTCGCGCTTCCTCGACCGGTGGCGGCTGCGGATCGACGGGCCGGCGATGCACGGCGTCTGCGCGCTGGTCCTTCCGGTCCTGTGCGCCGACCGCCTGCCCGCCGTCCTGAAGCTCCAGCTGCCCGACGAGGAGAGCGCGGGAGAGGCGCCGGCGCTGCGCGCGTGGGACGGCGCGGGGGCCGTACGGCTGCTGGAGCACGACGGACCGACCGGCACGCTGCTGCTGGAACGGCTCGACTCCGCCCGCCCGCTGACGCGCCTGCCGGACACCCGCGAGGCCGTCCAGGTGATCGCAGGTCTGCTGGCCCGTCTGACGTCCGTACCCGCTCCGGCCGGGACACGGCGGCTGGGTGACATCGCGGGAGCCCTGCTGGAGCGGACGCCGGGCGCGCTGCGACTGCTGCCCGACGGGGACGACCGCCGGCTGCTCGCGGACTGCGCCGCCGCCGTGCGCGAGGTCGCCGGCGAGAGCGGCGACCGGCTGCTGCACTGGGACCTGCACTACGACAACGTCCTCGGCGCCGGCCGGGAGCCCTGGCTGGCCATCGACCCCAAGCCGCTCGCCGGTGACCCCGGCTTCGAGCTGTTCCCGGCGCTGTTCAACCGCTTCGAGCCCGGTGAGGCCGTCCCGCGCTTCGAGGCCATGACCGGGGTGCTGGGCCTCGACCGGGACCGGGCCCGCGCCTGGACGCTCGGCCGCGTCCTGCAGAACGGCCTGTGGGACCTGGAGGACGGCCGGCCCCTGTCCCCCGAACAGCTGTGGATCGGCCGCGCCCTGCGCGGGTGA
- a CDS encoding rhomboid-like protein: MRMRRGLRAATAYVRSAPGTYVWLLILFLTTVALHHMSPQFEQHFLRHRSTNLRELSHDPVRVLFSSAMWIDSGHWLPYAVLYTVFHAQAERWLGTLRWLLVCVTAHVLATLVGEGALLWAIQRHVVPESAVNTLDVGVSYALAGVAGVLAYRIARPWRYLYLTAVLAFYAVSLATGRTFTDLGHFAAVLIGLGCCPLAGGRGRPWNPGQALSALRR; encoded by the coding sequence ATGCGGATGCGGCGTGGGCTTCGGGCGGCGACGGCGTACGTCCGCAGCGCGCCGGGCACCTATGTCTGGCTGCTGATCCTGTTCCTGACCACCGTGGCCCTGCATCACATGTCGCCGCAGTTCGAGCAGCACTTCCTGCGCCACCGCTCGACGAACCTGCGCGAGCTGTCGCACGACCCGGTGCGGGTGCTCTTCTCCAGCGCCATGTGGATCGACAGCGGCCACTGGCTGCCGTACGCGGTCCTCTACACGGTCTTCCACGCCCAGGCCGAGCGCTGGCTGGGCACCCTGCGCTGGCTGCTGGTGTGCGTGACCGCGCACGTGCTGGCCACGCTGGTCGGCGAGGGCGCCCTGCTGTGGGCGATCCAGCGGCATGTGGTGCCGGAGTCGGCCGTCAACACCCTGGACGTCGGCGTGAGTTACGCCCTGGCCGGGGTGGCGGGGGTGCTGGCGTACCGGATCGCCCGGCCCTGGCGGTACCTGTACCTGACCGCCGTCCTCGCCTTCTACGCCGTGTCGCTGGCGACCGGGCGCACCTTCACCGATCTCGGGCACTTCGCCGCCGTGCTGATCGGCCTGGGCTGCTGTCCGCTGGCCGGCGGCCGGGGCAGGCCGTGGAACCCGGGGCAGGCGCTGTCCGCGCTGAGGCGTTAG